The following are encoded together in the Synchiropus splendidus isolate RoL2022-P1 chromosome 7, RoL_Sspl_1.0, whole genome shotgun sequence genome:
- the LOC128762398 gene encoding protein-lysine 6-oxidase-like — protein MRDFSFDCLLLSFAHFSFLCAWLGCAGSQDGGDALRRGLTWQHNGKVYSILGAGAQYRPAARRHPGSPRLANQVVVLGSGNRTSSAVSRASMRVPAASGAAQLRTMARQRPQNPPASDEGVSAPENREDMMVGDDPYNPYKASNYYPYYNYYNSYFRPRTWAHYRHGYGTSYHQHGLPDLVPDPNYIQVSTYIQRLPMYSLRCAAEENCLASSASYARDYDTRVLLRFPQRVKNQGTADFLPSKPRYSWEWHSCHNHFHSMDEFSTYELLDVDTQKPVAEGHKASFCLEDTSCDSGYYRRYACTAHTQGLSPGCYDTYNADIDCQWIDITDVSPGKYVLKVTVNPKKQVPESDYNNNIVRCDVQYTGNAAHVSGCVTTS, from the exons ATGAGAGACTTCTCTTTTGACTGTCTCTTGCTGTCTTTCGCACATTTTTCTTTCCTGTGCGCCTGGCTGGGCTGCGCGGGAAGTCAGGATGGCGGAGACGCGCTGCGGCGCGGGTTGACATGGCAACACAACGGGAAGGTGTACAGCATCCTGGGCGCCGGAGCTCAGTACCGACCGGCCGCCAGGCGACACCCAGGCTCACCGCGCCTTGCTAACCAGGTTGTGGTCCTCGGCAGTGGTAACAGAACATCCTCCGCTGTGTCCCGAGCATCCATGCGCGTCCCCGCAGCCAGCGGCGCAGCGCAATTACGCACCATGGCGCGCCAGCGGCCCCAGAACCCACCGGCCAGTGACGAAGGGGTCTCTGCACCGGAGAACCGAGAAGACATGATGGTGGGTGACGACCCCTACAACCCGTACAAGGCTTCCAACTACTACccctactacaactactacaacTCCTACTTCAGACCCCGGACCTGGGCGCACTACCGGCACGGGTACGGAACCAGCTACCACCAGCACG GTCTCCCAGATCTGGTTCCCGACCCGAACTACATCCAGGTCTCCACCTACATCCAAAGGCTCCCCATGTACAGTCTCCGCTGCGCTGCTGAGGAGAACTGCCTGGCCTC CTCTGCCAGTTACGCTCGGGATTACGACACACGGGTTCTGCTGCGGTTCCCTCAGCGGGTCAAGAACCAGGGCACTGCTGACTTCCTGCCCAGCAAACCCAGATACTCCTGGGAGTGGCACAGCTGCCACAA TCACTTCCACAGCATGGACGAGTTCAGCACCTACGAGCTGCTGGATGTGGACACCCAAAAACCAGTGGCTGAAGGCCACAAGGCCAGCTTCTGCCTGGAGGACACGTCCTGCGACAGCGGGTACTACCGCCGGTACGCCTGCACCGCGCACACGCAG GGCTTGAGTCCCGGCTGCTACGACACCTACAACGCTGACATCGACTGCCAGTGGATCGACATCACCGACGTCTCACCCGGCAAATACGTCCTGAAG GTGACGGTGAACCCGAAGAAGCAGGTTCCAGAGTCGgactacaacaacaacatcgtcCGGTGTGACGTCCAGTACACAGGGAACGCTGCCCACGTCTCTGGATGCGTCACCACCTCGTaa
- the sncaip gene encoding synphilin-1, whose product MEAPEYLDLDEIDFSDDSVYPVTSLKNIPELSRRSDAPAEERPAPAINWSRGVSSHSGGGIKPTGIAEVHSKFRPVKRVSPLKHQPETPETEADGKVPGLGEARESVKDEHNSNKHASTSVSVPAGKPKVPEGSAGGNNPQALFGELEHYDLDMDEILDVPYIKSSQQMSTLPRVPLDKRSASSSNLRGGTLERNRSLKTHNEPLSLGSGGSQTPYCVLSPVKWSDLRKSKSMDPDMHHLHRSPSLSGYQPETLSSSSLLSCSSSLSSFSDADKLLSVRVYPDSQPQRLGVEPSGGPGAMFSLPGSRQDASKSWSTGTAGGSRGFGVGAGGELDEESKKNQNIINIIREGQMSLLPHLAADNLELIRDEDGNNLLHISASQGHAECLQHLTSLMGEDGLNERNSQQLTPAGLGVKNGHLECVRWMVSETEAIAELSCTREHPSLIHYAARHGQEKVLLWLLQFMQEQAISLDEVDQNGNTAVHVAAQYGHLTCIQTLVEYGSNVTVQNQQGERPSQCAERQGHTTSARYLVVVETCMSLASQVVKLTKQLQEQAVEKVALQKHLQRVMEPGKAEGTPSRSPSSHQPSADTWQEMMLTAEGTPADGQWMVRQGGAGPDSVLRQLLGKDAADPLRERPPVVGGLSREGPNSTGARRPGLAERRELKLARLKQIMQRSLSESDTDGYPPEDGKTPTGAPPNTARPDRPSHLPITEEPVSNHLQLMMKKHVPSSSSAEKKLAFTGGGSKSVDGSVYNPSPTSSDPEAADVKTPDSCDDGQKVATSPKSALKSPSSRRKTSQNLKLRVTFDEHVQKSAAQEPTKASGKDRTPTGSTEGKRPFGAFRSIMETLSGNANHNNNSLSAAGSQNSPGRKSEGKINSGGAKSKSKISNV is encoded by the exons ATGGAGGCTCCTGAATATCTGGACCTGGACGAGATCGACTTCTCCGACGACTCTGTG TATCCTGTCACGTCCCTGAAGAACATCCCAGAGTTGTCCAGGAGAAGCGACGCTCCAGCCGAGGAGAGACCAG CTCCTGCCATCAACTGGAGTCGTGGGGTCTCATCCCACAGCGGCGGGGGAATCAAACCCACCGGCATCGCCGAGGTCCACAGCAAGTTCCGGCCGGTGAAGAGGGTTTCCCCTCTTAAGCACCAACCCGAGACCCCTGAGACTGAAGCTGATGGGAAAGTCCCGGGTCTGGGGGAAGCGAGGGAGTCGGTCAAGGATGAGCACAACTCCAACAAGCATGCGTCCACCTCCGTCAGCGTCCCGGCAGGAAAGCCCAAAGTCCCGGAGGGCTCTGCCGGGGGGAACAACCCTCAAGCTCTCTTCGGCGAGCTGGAGCACTACGACCTGGACATGGACGAGATCCTGGACGTGCCTTACATTAAATCCAGCCAGCAGATGTCCACGCTGCCCCGCGTCCCACTCGACAAACGCTCCGCATCCAGCAGTAACCTCAGAGGGGGCACTCTGGAGAGGAACCGCAGTCTGAAGACTCACAATGAGCCTCTTAGTCTGGGCAGCGGCGGCTCACAGACCCCG TATTGTGTGTTGTCTCCGGTCAAATGGTCGGACCTGAGGAAGTCCAAGTCCATGGATCCTGACATGCACCACCTTCACCGCTCGCCGTCCCTCAGTGGTTACCAGCCGGAAACGCTCTCATCCTCCAgcctcctcagctgctcctcatCGCTCTCCTCGTTCTCTGATGCAG ACAAGCTGCTCTCCGTCCGGGTCTACCCAGACTCACAACCCCAGAGACTCGGCGTGGAGCCGTCGGGAGGTCCGGGGGCGATGTTTTCCCTGCCGGGCAGCAGGCAGGATGCCTCGAAGTCATGGTCCACTGGAACAGCCGGGGGGTCGAGAGGGTTCGGCGTGGGTGCCGGAGGGGAGCTGGACGAGGAGTCCAAGAAGAACCAgaacatcatcaacatcatcagagAGGGACAGATGTCGCTGCTG CCTCACCTGGCAGCTGATAACCTGGAGCTGATCCGCGACGAGGACGGCAACAACCTGCTGCACATCTCAGCCTCGCAGGGTCACGCCGAGTGTCTGCAGCATCTCACCTCTCTGATGGGGGAGGACGGGCTCAACGAGCGCAACAGCCAGCAGCTCACCCCCGCCGGCCTCGGGGTCAAG AACGGTCACCTGGAGTGTGTAAGGTGGATGGTGAGTGAGACCGAGGCCATCGCTGAACTGAGCTGCACCAGAGAGCACCCCAGCCTGATCCACTACGCAGCCCGACACGGACAG gagaagGTCCTGCTATGGCTGCTCCAGTTCATGCAGGAACAGGCCATTTCTCTGGACGAGGTCGACCAGAACGGGAACACCGCTGTCCATGTGGCGGCTCAGTACGGACACCTCACCTGCATTCAG aCCCTGGTGGAATATGGCTCCAATGTGACCGTCCagaaccagcagggggagcgACCGTCGCAGTGCGCAGAGCGGCAGGGGCACACCACCTCGGCCCGCTACCTGGTCGTCGTGGAAACCTGCATGTCGCTGGCGTCGCAGGTGGTCAAACTGACCAAGCAGCTCCAAGA GCAGGCGGTGGAGAAAGTGGCTCTCCAGAAGCACCTGCAGAGAGTGATGGAACCCGGCAAAGCCGAGGGCACCCCATCCAGGTCGCCCAG CTCCCACCAGCCGTCGGCCGACACGTGGCAGGAGATGATGTTGACAGCTGAGGGAACCCCGGCAGACGGGCAGTGGATGGTCCGTCAGGGTGGGGCGGGACCCGACTCCGTGTTGCGACAGCTGCTGGGGAAGGACGCAGCAGACCCTCTCAGGGAGCGACCCCCTGTGGTGGGCGGACTGAGCAGGGAGGGGCCCAACTCCACCGGTGCCCGCAGGCCCGGCCTGGCCGAGAGGCGCGAGCTCAAGCTAGCCAGGCTCAAACAGATCATGCAGCGGTCGCTGAGCGAGTCTGACACAGACGGGTACCCGCCGGAGGACGGTAAAACTCCGACCGGCGCTCCGCCAAACACGGCTCGACCCGATCGGCCGTCCCACCTGCCAATCACAGAGGAGCCTGTCTCCAACCATCTCcagctgatgatgaagaagcaTGTGCCTTCCTCATCCTCTGCTGAGAAGAAACTGGCGTTTACCGGCGGCGGGTCCAAGTCGGTAGATGGTTCTGTTTACAACCCGTCCCCGACGTCCAGTGATCCCGAGGCCGCTGACGTCAAAACGCCGGACTCCTGTGACGACGGCCAGAAAGTGGCCACCAGCCCCAAGAGCGCGCTGAAGTCTCCGTCCTCCCGCCGGAAGACGTCCCAGAACCTCAAACTGCGGGTGACCTTCGACGAGCATGTGCAGAAGAGCGCCGCCCAGGAGCCCACCAAAGCCTCCGGGAAAGACAGGACTCCCACAGGTAGCACTGAAGGCAAGCGGCCCTTCGGGGCCTTCCGCTCCATCATGGAGACTCTGAGCGGAAACgccaaccacaacaacaacagtctgTCAGCGGCGGGCAGCCAGAACTCACCAGGCAGGAAGTCTGAGGGCAAAATCAATTCAGGAGGAgccaagagcaagagcaagatcAGCAACGTCTGA
- the rnf214 gene encoding RING finger protein 214: MEASCGAPVWASAGALEYPGREEDQEVGELLTHITLEGTAMYPTPTAPDLQMTAQGVQTDLSTVEATVNTDPDWEKQVMLLLEQSNELALQHNELMRKQSKEGDDHQTQVLQLQEKKLEATRQHQALLEKVDSVRVKLQLNNSKSTRKNFLTKKQELNSEKCQVEEERNRLATELEESNRKLEQLTEEQCEEYQVWQEELMQLTEVAKQLKKEAQEAELQALKDEIIAVEKKRDAAMACMESWLKELRDYLNNLRVDFPQQYHQERSSWEKKEDVVRKNMDELQNRYREVLRQLREGRELDSLPRINMPELPQVPTADLIFNQLTQSIPPSAPAPQPIPPKGQANYFHPAPRFQPPPHHQSVPQFQPPTVTPSLPHSRATPPPTHTPSAPAMPALHRAPAAAPSPPPSSAASTLEKILEKLAAHYPQCSRAQLTSLLQQVKVSRKSLAGLSIDEVVDQCLKRAAKDSSFVSIGRPAAAAAALGPIQRPPSLDRHQGAAGRKLCLMCQNFVDPESRHPLSCSHTVHRDCIKTWLQSSRNNSCPFCLAK, from the exons ATGGAGGCTAGCTGTGGTGCACCAGTCTGGGCCTCAGCGGGAGCGCTTGAATATCCAGGCCGAGAGGAGGACCAGGAAGTCGGGGAACTCTTGACTCACATCACCCTGGAAGGCACAGCGATGTATCCGACCCCAACGG CCCCAGACTTGCAGATGACTGCTCAGGGGGTCCAGACGGACCTCAGCACCGTGGAGGCGACGGTGAACACTGACCCAGACTGGGAGAAGCAGGTCATGCTCTTGTTGGAGCAGAGCAACGAGCTGGCGCTGCAGCACAACGAGCTGATGAGGAAGCAGAGCAAGGAGGGAGACGACCACCAGACGCaggtcctgcagctgcaggagaagaagctggaggccACGCGACAGCACCAG GCTCTTCTGGAGAAGGTGGACTCTGTGAGGGTGAAACTGCAGCTGAACAACTCCAAGTCCACCAGGAAGAACTTCCTCACGAAGAAGCAGGAGCTGAACTCAGAGAAGtgccaggtggaggaggagaggaacag GTTGGCcactgagctggaggagagcaacAGGAAGTTGGAGCAGCTGACTGAGGAGCAGTGTGAGGAGTATCAGGTCTGGCAGGAGGAGCTGATGCAACTGACAGAGGTGGCAAAGCAGCTCAAGAAGGAGGCGCAGGAGGCGGAGCTTCAGGCGCTGAAGGATGAGATCATCGCAGTGGAGAAGAAGCGAGATGCCGCCATGGCCTGTATGGAGTCCTGGCTGAAGGAG CTAAGAGATTACCTGAACAATCTGAGAGTGGACTTCCCACAGCAGTATCATCAAGAGAGGTCGAGttgggagaagaaagaagacgTCGTCCGCAAGAACATGGATGAGCTCCAGAACCGCTACCGCGAAGTCCTGCGGCAGCTCCGGGAGGGTCGAGAGCTGGATTCCCTGCCCAGGATCAACATGCCCGAGCTGCCGCAGGTCCCCACG GCCGATCTCATATTCAACCAGCTGACCCAGTCCATTCCCCCCTCGGCCCCCGCACCCCAGCCAATCCCACCCAAGGGACAGGCCAACTATTTCCACCCCGCACCTCGATTTCAACCACCACCCCATCACCAAAGCGTGCCCCAGTTCCAGCCCCCGACAGTGACTCCCTCCCTGCCCCACAGTCGAGCGACCCCCCCACCCACTCACACCCCCTCTGCACCGGCTATGCCCGCCCTCCACCGTGCTCCTGCCGCTGCTCCATCCCCGCCTCCCTCCAGTGCTGCCAGCACACTGGAGAAAATTCTGGAGAAGCTTGCTGCTCATTACCCACAATGCAGCAGAGCCCAGCTCACATCGCTGCTCCAGCAGGTGAAGGTGTCTCGCAAGAGCTTGGCTGGCCTGTCCATCGACGAGGTGGTGGACCAGTGTCTAAAACGGGCCGCGAAAGATAGCTCCTTTGTAAGCATTGGCCGtccagctgctgccgctgctgccctGGGTCCGATCCAGAGGCCTCCATCGTTGGACAGGCATCAGGGCGCCGCTGGCCGGAAGCTGTGCCTCATGTGCCAGAACTTTGTCGATCCAGAGAGTCGCCACCCGCTAAGCTGCAGCCACACAGTGCACAGAGACTGCATCAAGACCTGGCTCCAGTCCAGCCGGAACAACTCCTGCCCCTTCTGCCTGGCCAAGTGA
- the snx2 gene encoding sorting nexin-2, producing the protein MADTARDHPPDHTDFQELEDAEDLFPEPTMAQESGPASLPTEDLSCKTNGPKQDCLFDDDDPEDLFAEPTEEVSLDSPERDVLLSDGPSPAITPITPPTSVLAPRLGHEDMFTHSSFDEVEEEEGGDSFDINISVSDPEKVGDGMNAYMAYKVTTKTSMSIFKLHDFSVKRRFSDFLGLHSKLASKYLHIGYIVPPAPEKSIVGMTKVKVGKEDQSSNEFVEKRRLALERYLMRTVKHPVLLKDPDVMQFLESSELPRAVSTQALSSAGLLRMVNKAAEAVNKMTIKMNESDAWFEEKQQHFENLDVQLRKLHASVESLVCHRKELSVNTAQFAKSAAMLGNSEDHTALSRALSQLAEVEEKIDQLHQDQANADFYLFSELLGDYVRLITAVKGVFDHRIKTWQKWQDSQILLQKKREAEAKLQFTNKPDKLQQAKEEIKELEGKVQQGERDFEQISKTIRKEVSRFEKERVKDFRSIIIKYLESLVQTQQQLIKYWEAFLPEAKAIS; encoded by the exons ATGGCGGACACAGCCAGAGACCACCCGCCGGACCACACCGACttccaggagctggaggacgcAGAGGACCTGTTCCCGGAGCCGACCATGGCTCAGGAG TCTGGACCCGCCAGCCTGCCCACCGAAGACCTGAGCTGCAAGACCAACGGACCAAAGCAAGACTGTCTGTTCGACGACGATGACCCGGAGGACCTGTTTGCAG AGCCCACCGAGGAAGTTTCTCTGGACAGTCCCGAGAGAGACGTCCTGCTGTCGGACGGCCCGTCGCCCGCCATCACCCCCATCACCCCGCCCACCTCCGTCCTCGCCCCTCGCCTCGGGCACGAAGACATGTTCACGCACTCCTCCTTCGATGAG gtggaggaggaagagggaggagacTCTTTCGACATCAACATCTCCGTGTCGGACCCTGAGAAAGTGG GTGACGGCATGAACGCATACATGGCCTACAAGGTCACCACCAAG ACATCCATGTCCATCTTCAAGCTCCACGACTTCTCTGTCAAGCGGCGTTTCAGCGACTTCCTAGGCCTCCACAGCAAACTAGCTTCCAAATATCTTCATATCGGCTACATCGTCCCGCCGGCGCCCGAGAAAAGCATCGTGG GGATGACCAAGGTGAAGGTGGGGAAGGAGGACCAGTCTTCCAACGAGTTTgtggagaagaggaggctgGCGCTGGAGAG GTATCTGATGAGGACGGTGAAACACCCGGTGCTGCTCAAGGATCCTGACGTCATGCAGTTCCTGGAGAGTTCGGAG CTTCCCCGGGCCGTCAGCACTCAGGCTCTCAGCAGCGCTGGACTCCTGCGGATGGTGAACAAGGCGGCTGAAGCCGTCAACAAGATGACCATCAAGATGAACGAGTCTGACGCT tggtttGAAGAGAAGCAGCAACACTTTGAGAATCTGGACGTTCAGTTGAGGAAACTTCATGCGAGCGTGGAGTCACTggtttgtcatcgaaaag AGCTGTCCGTGAACACGGCGCAGTTCGCCAAGTCTGCGGCCATGTTGGGGAACAGCGAGGACCACACGGCGCTGTCCCGCGCTCTGTCCCAGCtagctgaggtggaggagaagatcgACCAGCTGCACCAGGACCAGGCCAACGCTGACTTCTACCTCTTCTCAGAGCTGCTGGGTGACTACGTCAGGCTCATCACTGCGGTCAAG ggCGTGTTCGACCACCGCATAAAGACATGGCAGAAGTGGCAGGACAGTCAGATCCTGCTGCAGAAGAAACGAGAGGCCGAAGCCAAACTGCAGTTCACCAACAAACCTGACAAACTCCAgcaggccaaagaggagatcaAGGAG CTGGAGGGGAAAGTCCAGCAGGGCGAGCGCGACTTTGAACAAATCTCCAAAACCATCCGTAAGGAAGTGAGCCGATTTGAG AAGGAGCGAGTGAAAGACTTCAGAAGCATCATCATCAAGTACCTGGAGTCGCTGGTCCAgacgcagcagcag CTCATAAAATACTGGGAAGCCTTCCTGCCTGAAGCCAAAGCCATCTCGTAG